One stretch of Streptomyces sp. NBC_01363 DNA includes these proteins:
- a CDS encoding DUF2637 domain-containing protein, which translates to MQLTRTHRILIGLVVAGAVLIAAIGFAGSYAAVRELALQKGFGDFSLVFPIGIDAGICVLLALDLLLTWLRIPFPLLRQTAWLLTAATIAFNGAAAWPDPLGVGMHAVIPVLFVVSVEAARHAVGRIADITADKHMEGVRLTRWLLSPVPTFRLWRRMKLWELRSYEQVIKLEQDRLIYQARLQARFGRNWRRKAPVESLMPLRLAKYGVPLAETGPAGLAAAGIEPALLPPAPAPAQVESGESQPELPYAPEQQYAQQDEHHQPQHQHQLHGPHQQHGHPSDPAAAEEWPQEGPGSHESPWFAAPQVPDDAYESAYNPTYVEGLEPTPVMVPSGPGGRTRPLGNVGTIGAVPGPRTAEHQQQEQVQQAHEQPQLHEQPQLPEQAMEQAKEPEPDPAEWAQEDAEFAEIAYEVFAAFVNQHNDYPSVDALDIHVTDGHNVRHPRSAALIRRLMPEFKNRYHAELEADHIA; encoded by the coding sequence ATGCAGCTGACACGCACCCACCGGATACTCATCGGTCTCGTGGTGGCCGGTGCGGTGCTCATCGCCGCGATCGGATTCGCGGGCTCGTACGCGGCGGTGCGCGAGCTCGCCCTCCAGAAGGGCTTCGGGGACTTCTCCCTGGTCTTCCCGATCGGCATCGACGCGGGCATCTGCGTCCTGCTCGCCCTGGACCTGCTGCTGACCTGGCTGCGCATCCCGTTCCCGCTGCTGCGCCAGACGGCCTGGCTGCTGACCGCCGCGACGATCGCCTTCAACGGCGCCGCGGCCTGGCCCGACCCGCTCGGCGTCGGCATGCACGCGGTCATCCCGGTGCTCTTCGTGGTCTCCGTCGAGGCCGCCCGCCACGCGGTGGGCCGGATCGCCGACATCACGGCCGACAAGCACATGGAGGGCGTCCGGCTCACCCGCTGGCTGCTCTCCCCCGTACCGACGTTCCGGCTCTGGCGCCGGATGAAGCTCTGGGAGCTCCGCAGTTACGAACAGGTCATCAAGCTCGAACAGGACCGGCTGATCTACCAGGCCCGCCTCCAGGCCCGCTTCGGCCGCAACTGGCGCCGCAAGGCCCCCGTCGAGTCCCTGATGCCGCTGCGCCTGGCGAAGTACGGGGTCCCGCTGGCCGAGACCGGCCCGGCCGGCCTCGCCGCCGCGGGCATCGAACCGGCCCTGCTGCCCCCGGCCCCCGCTCCGGCCCAGGTCGAATCGGGCGAGTCCCAGCCCGAGTTGCCGTACGCCCCCGAGCAGCAGTACGCCCAGCAGGACGAGCACCACCAGCCGCAACACCAGCACCAGTTGCACGGGCCGCACCAGCAGCACGGCCACCCCTCCGACCCGGCCGCCGCCGAGGAATGGCCCCAGGAGGGCCCCGGCTCGCACGAGAGCCCGTGGTTCGCGGCGCCCCAGGTGCCGGACGACGCGTACGAGAGCGCCTACAACCCGACGTACGTCGAGGGTCTGGAGCCGACCCCGGTGATGGTCCCGTCGGGCCCCGGCGGCCGCACCCGCCCCCTGGGCAACGTGGGCACGATCGGCGCCGTCCCGGGCCCCCGCACCGCGGAGCACCAGCAGCAGGAACAGGTCCAGCAGGCCCATGAACAGCCTCAGCTCCACGAACAGCCGCAGCTCCCGGAACAGGCCATGGAGCAGGCCAAGGAGCCCGAGCCGGACCCGGCCGAGTGGGCGCAGGAGGACGCGGAGTTCGCCGAGATCGCGTACGAAGTGTTCGCCGCGTTCGTGAACCAGCACAACGACTACCCGAGCGTCGACGCCCTGGACATACACGTCACGGACGGCCACAACGTCAGGCACCCGCGCAGCGCGGCGCTGATCCGCCGCCTGATGCCGGAGTTCAAGAACCGCTACCACGCCGAACTCGAAGCGGACCACATCGCCTGA
- the argS gene encoding arginine--tRNA ligase, which yields MASVNSLASTLQQQLADALTAALPDAGTADPLLRRSDRADFQANGILALAKKLKGNPRELASQVTAALPAGGLIKEIEVSGPGFLNVTLADRAIIETLAARAADDEGRLGVPYNSAAGTTVIDYAQPNVAKEMHVGHLRSAVIGAAMAQILEFTGESVVRRHHIGDWGTQFGMLIQYLIEHPGELTHEGDGGEADGEAAMSSLNRLYKASRVLFDSDEEFKARSRDRVVALQAGDEETLALWQRFVDESKIYFYSVFNKLDMEIRDADIVGESGYNAMLEETCRILEESGVAVRSEGALCVFFDDVKGPDGNPTPLIVKKSNGGYGYAATDLSAIRDRVQNLKANTLLYVVDARQALHFKMVFETARRAGWLNEDVKAVQLAFGTVLGKDGKPFKTREGETVRLQDLLDEAIDRASAVVREKAKDLTEDEITERATQVGIGAVKYADLSTSAARDYKFDLDQMVSLTGDTSVYIQYAHARSRSIKRKAGELKSQPHPELELAPAERALALHLDQFAEVVAEVATAYEPHKLASYLYQLSSLFTTFYDQCPVLKPEVPGDVAENRLFLSDLTARTLHQGMELLGIRTPGRL from the coding sequence ATGGCCTCGGTCAATTCCCTCGCTTCCACGCTCCAGCAGCAGCTGGCGGACGCCCTGACGGCAGCTCTGCCGGATGCCGGCACCGCGGACCCGCTGCTGCGACGAAGCGACCGGGCCGACTTCCAGGCCAACGGCATCCTGGCCCTCGCCAAGAAGCTCAAGGGCAACCCGCGCGAGCTCGCCTCCCAGGTCACCGCCGCGCTCCCGGCGGGCGGCCTGATCAAGGAGATCGAGGTCTCCGGCCCCGGCTTCCTCAACGTCACGCTCGCCGACAGGGCCATCATCGAGACCCTCGCCGCGCGCGCCGCGGACGACGAGGGCCGCCTCGGTGTGCCGTACAACAGCGCCGCGGGCACCACCGTCATCGACTACGCGCAGCCGAACGTGGCCAAGGAGATGCACGTCGGCCACCTGCGTTCCGCGGTGATCGGTGCCGCGATGGCGCAGATCCTGGAATTCACGGGCGAGTCCGTGGTCCGCAGGCACCACATCGGCGACTGGGGCACCCAGTTCGGCATGCTCATCCAGTACCTGATCGAGCACCCGGGCGAGCTGACCCACGAGGGCGACGGCGGCGAGGCGGACGGCGAAGCCGCCATGTCCTCGCTGAACCGGCTCTACAAGGCCTCGCGGGTGCTCTTCGACTCCGACGAGGAGTTCAAGGCCCGCTCCCGGGACCGGGTCGTCGCGCTCCAGGCCGGCGACGAGGAGACGCTCGCCCTGTGGCAGCGCTTCGTCGACGAGTCGAAGATCTACTTCTACTCGGTCTTCAACAAGCTCGACATGGAGATCCGGGACGCCGACATCGTCGGCGAGTCCGGCTACAACGCCATGCTGGAGGAGACCTGCCGCATCCTGGAGGAGTCGGGCGTCGCCGTCCGCTCCGAGGGTGCGCTCTGCGTGTTCTTCGACGACGTGAAGGGCCCGGACGGCAACCCGACGCCGCTGATCGTCAAGAAGTCGAACGGCGGATACGGCTACGCGGCGACCGACCTCTCCGCGATCCGCGACCGGGTGCAGAACCTCAAGGCGAACACCCTGCTGTACGTCGTGGACGCCCGGCAGGCCCTGCACTTCAAGATGGTCTTCGAGACCGCCCGCCGGGCCGGCTGGCTGAACGAGGACGTCAAGGCCGTGCAGCTCGCCTTCGGCACGGTGCTCGGCAAGGACGGCAAGCCGTTCAAGACCCGTGAGGGCGAGACGGTCCGGCTGCAGGATCTGCTGGACGAGGCGATCGACCGGGCGTCCGCCGTCGTGCGCGAGAAGGCCAAGGACCTCACCGAGGACGAGATCACCGAGCGTGCCACGCAGGTCGGCATCGGCGCGGTGAAGTACGCGGACCTGTCGACGTCGGCCGCCCGCGACTACAAGTTCGACCTGGACCAGATGGTGTCGCTGACCGGCGACACCAGCGTGTACATCCAGTACGCGCACGCCCGGTCCCGCTCGATCAAGCGCAAGGCGGGCGAGCTGAAGTCCCAGCCCCACCCGGAGCTGGAGCTGGCCCCGGCCGAGCGCGCGCTGGCCCTGCACCTGGACCAGTTCGCCGAGGTCGTGGCCGAGGTCGCCACCGCGTACGAGCCGCACAAGCTGGCCTCGTACCTCTACCAGCTGTCGTCGCTCTTCACGACGTTCTACGACCAGTGCCCGGTGCTCAAGCCCGAGGTGCCGGGCGATGTGGCCGAGAACCGCCTCTTCCTCTCGGACCTCACCGCCCGCACCCTGCACCAGGGCATGGAGCTGCTCGGCATCCGGACCCCCGGGCGCCTCTGA
- a CDS encoding DUF3558 family protein produces the protein MHRSAPRLSRILACAAVPVMLVVAGCSSDSGDKKESGSSASSTSPSASKKAEPTVEPAKFAALPDPCKSITKKTVTSLVPAAKSKNGTATTSSDTSYRAGCSWNGLDDNGVKGSQYRWLDVGFTRFDSDQALGSGAKRAQQDFEKQVAKARAAEGAKKVAEAPVSGIGEQATKITYDLTKTGEDFKYATVVARTENVVITLTYNGAGYAGSKTPSADDILKGAEKAAREAVASVAAGAKSDKPAGSDKPSEKATDKADDPKASGDDSSDGKSKGSKTTDKKTSAHKTSVKKTS, from the coding sequence ATGCACCGTTCAGCCCCGCGACTCTCCCGCATACTCGCCTGCGCCGCCGTTCCGGTGATGCTCGTCGTCGCCGGCTGCTCGTCGGACTCCGGCGACAAGAAGGAATCGGGCTCGTCCGCGTCGTCCACATCGCCGAGCGCGAGCAAGAAGGCGGAGCCGACCGTCGAGCCCGCGAAGTTCGCCGCGCTGCCCGACCCGTGCAAGTCGATCACCAAGAAGACGGTCACCTCCCTGGTTCCCGCGGCGAAGTCCAAGAACGGCACGGCCACCACCTCCAGCGACACCTCGTACCGCGCCGGCTGCTCCTGGAACGGCCTCGACGACAACGGGGTGAAGGGTTCCCAGTACCGCTGGCTCGACGTCGGCTTCACCCGCTTCGACTCGGACCAGGCCCTGGGCAGCGGCGCCAAGCGCGCGCAGCAGGACTTCGAGAAGCAGGTCGCCAAGGCCAGGGCGGCCGAGGGTGCCAAGAAGGTCGCCGAAGCGCCCGTCAGCGGCATCGGCGAGCAGGCCACCAAGATCACCTACGACCTCACCAAGACGGGTGAGGACTTCAAGTACGCGACGGTCGTGGCCCGGACGGAGAACGTCGTCATCACCCTCACCTACAACGGCGCGGGTTACGCGGGCTCGAAGACCCCCTCCGCCGACGACATCCTGAAGGGCGCCGAGAAGGCGGCCAGGGAGGCGGTGGCCTCCGTCGCCGCCGGCGCGAAGTCGGACAAGCCGGCCGGCTCGGACAAGCCGAGCGAGAAGGCCACGGACAAGGCCGACGACCCCAAGGCGTCCGGCGACGACTCCTCGGACGGCAAGTCGAAGGGCAGCAAGACGACGGACAAGAAGACCTCCGCCCACAAGACGTCCGTCAAGAAGACGAGCTAG
- the lysS gene encoding lysine--tRNA ligase produces MQTVAQSQSSTEADWVSRFADDVIAESERRAPGKPVVVASGLSPSGPIHLGNLREVMTPHLVADEVRRRGYTVRHLISWDDYDRYRKVPNGVPGIDESWAEHIGKPLTSVPAPAGSAYPNWAEHFKAAMTAALDELGVEYDSISQTEQYTAGAYREQILHAMRHRADIDAVLDRYRTKKDPAAAGAKGGKKPQQQKKVDEAEQEAEAGSGAASEDDGSGGSAGYFPYKPYCGNCEKDLTTVTSYDDDSTELNYTCTACGFAETVRLSEFNRGKLVWKVDWPMRWAFEGVIFEPSGVDHSSPGSSFVVGGQIVREIFDGVQPIGPMYAFVGISGMAKMSSSKGGVPTPADALKIMEAPLLRWLYARRKPNQSFKIAFDQEIQRLYDEWDSLARKVADSSVLPADAAAYARAIGTAAGELPRTPRPLPYRTLASVADITAGHDEQTLRILSELDPENPLTSLDEARPRLDRAENWITSQVPAEARTIVRDEPDKELLGSLDDEGRESLRLLLEGLDSHWSLDGLTTLVYGVPKILAGLEPDAKPTPELKVAQRSFFALLYRLLVSRDTGPRLPTLLLAVGAERVRRLLGA; encoded by the coding sequence GTGCAGACCGTGGCTCAGAGTCAGAGCAGCACCGAGGCCGACTGGGTCTCCCGCTTCGCGGACGATGTCATCGCCGAATCGGAGCGTCGTGCGCCTGGCAAACCGGTCGTCGTCGCGTCCGGCCTCTCCCCGTCCGGCCCGATCCACCTGGGCAACCTCCGCGAGGTCATGACCCCGCACCTGGTCGCCGACGAGGTCCGCCGCCGGGGGTACACCGTCCGGCACCTGATCTCGTGGGACGACTACGACCGGTACCGCAAGGTGCCCAATGGTGTCCCGGGGATCGACGAGTCCTGGGCCGAGCACATCGGCAAGCCGTTGACCTCGGTGCCCGCCCCGGCCGGGTCCGCGTATCCGAACTGGGCCGAGCACTTCAAAGCCGCCATGACGGCCGCGCTGGACGAGCTGGGCGTCGAGTACGACAGCATCAGCCAGACCGAGCAGTACACGGCGGGCGCCTACCGCGAGCAGATCCTGCACGCGATGAGGCACCGCGCCGACATCGACGCAGTCCTCGACCGGTACCGGACGAAGAAGGACCCGGCCGCGGCGGGCGCCAAGGGCGGCAAGAAGCCGCAGCAGCAGAAGAAGGTCGACGAGGCCGAGCAGGAGGCCGAGGCGGGCTCCGGCGCGGCGAGCGAGGACGACGGCAGCGGCGGTTCGGCCGGATACTTCCCGTACAAGCCCTACTGCGGCAACTGCGAGAAGGACCTCACGACCGTCACGTCGTACGACGACGACAGCACCGAGCTGAACTACACCTGCACGGCCTGCGGCTTCGCCGAGACGGTGCGGCTGAGCGAGTTCAACCGCGGCAAGCTGGTCTGGAAGGTCGACTGGCCGATGCGCTGGGCGTTCGAGGGCGTGATCTTCGAGCCGAGCGGCGTGGACCACTCCTCGCCGGGCTCCTCGTTCGTCGTCGGCGGCCAGATCGTCCGCGAGATCTTCGACGGCGTGCAGCCGATCGGCCCGATGTACGCCTTCGTCGGGATCTCCGGCATGGCGAAGATGTCCTCCAGCAAGGGCGGCGTGCCGACCCCGGCCGACGCGCTGAAGATCATGGAGGCGCCGCTGCTGCGCTGGCTGTACGCGCGCCGCAAGCCCAACCAGTCCTTCAAGATCGCCTTCGACCAGGAGATCCAGCGGCTCTACGACGAGTGGGACTCGCTGGCGCGCAAGGTCGCCGACAGCTCGGTGCTGCCGGCCGACGCCGCCGCGTACGCGCGGGCCATCGGCACGGCCGCCGGTGAGCTGCCGCGTACGCCGCGCCCGCTGCCGTACCGCACGCTCGCGTCGGTCGCCGACATCACGGCCGGGCACGACGAGCAGACGCTGCGCATCCTGAGCGAGCTGGACCCGGAGAACCCGCTGACCTCGCTGGACGAGGCCCGGCCCCGTCTCGACCGCGCCGAGAACTGGATCACCAGCCAGGTCCCGGCCGAGGCCCGCACCATCGTCCGCGACGAGCCGGACAAGGAGCTCCTCGGCTCGCTGGACGACGAGGGCCGGGAGTCGCTGCGGCTGCTCCTGGAAGGGCTGGACTCGCACTGGTCCCTGGACGGGCTCACCACGCTCGTCTACGGCGTGCCGAAGATCCTGGCGGGCCTGGAGCCGGACGCCAAGCCGACGCCCGAGCTGAAGGTCGCGCAGCGGTCGTTCTTCGCGCTGCTGTACCGGCTGCTGGTCAGCCGGGACACGGGGCCGCGGCTGCCCACGCTGCTGCTGGCCGTGGGGGCGGAGCGGGTGCGCAGGCTCCTGGGCGCATAG
- a CDS encoding helix-turn-helix transcriptional regulator, with translation MATPEAGEFAALLKELKDRSGRSYGVLAGRLHVSTSTLHRYCNGDAVPNEYAPVERLARLCGAGPDELVELHRRWIVADAARRRPAAAAPAPAAAAASAPAPAEPVRDAVSDKVPDASADTSPDAGRGSRAEAEAGAGAGESSGGRDGKAGGDGGGTFVSVPTPEPTFEAEPTIVAGGASRPRRFLPSRRARVLLAAAAVVALSVPTSIVVSNLSGKDTDDLSNAPAVDGQDMDGSAPALLGRDRSPTASPSGAKKSGKPVLSGSATVSSPPSGGASATSGRHGTGAGSGGQQSGGVPLSATISSYNWEEPCGKYYVLDQKPNDVPPPPPPQDTRGWARALGGVDGGNMLLEVTVQGKSGQAVVLNGLHVRTLSRKAPLAWSAYSMGEGCGSGITPQSFDIDLDDGRPTLTPVAGQQGDVRVPPKNFPFRVSSTDVEVFDLDAHVEGHDVSWYLELEWSSGGREGTLRIDDGGKPFRTSSIKARPEYRYQYDTAQWETAEPN, from the coding sequence GTGGCGACGCCGGAGGCCGGGGAATTCGCGGCTCTGCTGAAGGAACTGAAGGACCGTTCGGGGCGCAGCTACGGGGTTCTCGCCGGAAGACTGCACGTCAGCACGTCGACGCTGCACCGGTACTGCAACGGTGATGCGGTGCCGAACGAGTACGCCCCGGTGGAACGGCTGGCGCGGTTGTGCGGGGCCGGGCCGGACGAGCTGGTGGAGCTGCACCGGCGGTGGATCGTGGCGGATGCGGCCCGGCGGCGCCCTGCCGCGGCTGCTCCCGCTCCTGCGGCTGCGGCTGCTTCCGCTCCTGCTCCTGCGGAGCCGGTCCGGGACGCGGTTTCGGACAAGGTTCCGGATGCGTCTGCGGACACGTCTCCGGATGCGGGGCGTGGCTCTCGGGCCGAGGCTGAGGCCGGGGCAGGGGCCGGGGAGTCGTCCGGAGGGCGGGACGGGAAAGCGGGCGGGGACGGCGGCGGCACGTTCGTGTCGGTGCCCACGCCCGAGCCCACGTTCGAAGCCGAGCCCACGATCGTGGCAGGCGGGGCGAGCCGGCCCAGGCGGTTCCTGCCCTCCCGGCGGGCGCGCGTGCTGCTCGCGGCCGCCGCCGTCGTCGCGCTGAGCGTGCCCACCTCGATCGTCGTCAGCAATCTGTCGGGCAAGGACACCGACGATCTCAGCAACGCCCCCGCCGTGGACGGCCAGGACATGGACGGGTCCGCGCCCGCCCTGCTCGGCCGCGACAGGAGCCCCACCGCCTCGCCCAGCGGGGCGAAGAAGTCGGGCAAGCCAGTACTGTCCGGCTCGGCGACCGTCTCGTCCCCGCCGTCCGGCGGCGCCTCCGCCACGTCCGGGAGGCACGGCACGGGAGCCGGGTCGGGTGGTCAACAGAGCGGGGGCGTACCGCTGAGCGCCACCATCAGCTCGTACAACTGGGAAGAGCCCTGCGGCAAGTACTACGTGCTGGACCAGAAGCCGAACGACGTGCCTCCGCCGCCCCCGCCGCAGGACACCCGCGGCTGGGCCAGGGCGCTCGGCGGGGTGGACGGCGGCAACATGCTGCTCGAAGTCACCGTGCAGGGGAAGTCGGGGCAGGCCGTCGTGCTGAACGGACTGCATGTGCGGACGCTGTCCCGGAAGGCGCCGCTGGCTTGGTCGGCGTACTCGATGGGGGAGGGCTGCGGAAGCGGCATCACCCCGCAGTCCTTCGACATCGACCTCGACGACGGCCGGCCGACCCTCACCCCGGTGGCGGGTCAGCAGGGGGACGTGCGGGTGCCGCCGAAGAACTTCCCGTTCCGGGTGTCCTCCACCGATGTGGAGGTGTTCGACCTCGACGCCCACGTCGAAGGCCACGACGTCAGCTGGTACCTGGAGCTGGAGTGGAGCAGTGGCGGCCGGGAGGGGACGCTGCGCATCGACGACGGTGGGAAGCCGTTCCGTACCAGCAGCATCAAGGCCCGGCCGGAGTACAGGTACCAGTACGACACGGCCCAGTGGGAGACCGCGGAGCCGAACTAG